The Temnothorax longispinosus isolate EJ_2023e chromosome 4, Tlon_JGU_v1, whole genome shotgun sequence genome has a window encoding:
- the Tgs1 gene encoding uncharacterized protein Tgs1 isoform X3, translating into MCDNFWEPLAEIYIADRESTDPDDYIYCLCSRIFIRNPEVYTVLASEDASDGEDADGDYVGEMLDLCKGSGVETQSIEKHDEEPVSCYCSASHTDNNYSTDEHDSVRDSAHWPTAHSLTQKLGLHQSDSGADLSEYHDQHEAKSIQNLVASYGRTFQTIETEVENKYENVDMTEYKHVSDYGSNKSAMDIAWDKFWAKHGEQLIWASWIEKYADYINPDYFQNTRTTEDEKSQDAEINEVAIERYFEQNTCFPSQAHKNCALARSNFAGIFNKSCSSDSELKPAAISSSNTSFSFEQATRQEVNNKDADENRKKILSFEISLEEGDGWNPLSPISIEENYNHPSNAEDERLLMRCDSVNGSITKTNATSDSMTNVTKMTLTSSSCDSNSAHSSSLFTSVTSSIESSMTSSSSEQENEFSVEDNDKYWQHLWKEHFETQYQRQYELFIVNYKKEHNIDHNQLYFNALNESCDGSIILRQDEEVQCQEDRNSEEFLKINTREDQRDKSIDTVQIDLTTPSKVNSGNRNSRKGSASHSKSKLKTKRLIMDSVGVLMKNLTIKVEENKSIDIDEEGEMYEESQQTYAQDPMVTETKIETMASSSNFDNSHQQKSDGGDEFHEEVQETHKRSYEADCDDNEDGLETVKKAFSLMGYANLIEDESQRKLQGEVVYRKRNIRRQSFQLMAELKRLKTKYRSTLDDAETIVRYTNKANKYLSCDPASISVEADLHTNDKGSYAKAQAAFTSSSDDEDSVKMMQRKKRRKQFKRLNKILPKEIANDYKLWKYYIKRFGLFSRYEDGIKLDRESWFSVTPEEIAKDIAERCRCDTIIDAFCGAGSNSIQFAFTCEKVIAIDIDPNKIKIARHNAGIYGVDDRIEFITGDFLQLAPQLIADVVFLSPPWGGPDYIKRRVFDLESIIPPVGGRSVFEAARRITQHVAYYLPRNSDPLQIIMLAEKYDKVEIQQNMFNGKFTACTAYFGELAKT; encoded by the exons ATGTGCGACAATTTTTGGGAGCCCCTAGCCGAGATCTACATCGCGGATCGCGAGTCCACCGATCCCGATGATTACATTTACTGTCTTTGTAGCCGAATATTTATCCG GAACCCTGAGGTTTATACCGTCTTAGCTTCCGAAGATGCCAGCGACGGGGAAGATGCCGATGGGGATTACGTGGGAGAGATGCTAGATCTTTGCAAGGGATCCGGAGTAGAGACACAATCCATAGAAAAACACGAT gAAGAACCAGTTAGCTGTTACTGCAGCGCTTCTCACACAGATAACAATTATTCTACGGACGAACATGACTCTGTACGCGATTCGGCTCATTGGCCCACTGCACATTCCTTGACACAAAAATTAGGTCTGCACCAGTCGGATTCTGGCGCAGACTTATCCGAATATCATGATCAGCACGAGGCAAAAAGTATACAGAATCTTGTAGCATCGTATGGAAGAACTTTTCAAACTATAGAAACGGAGGTTGAAAACAAATACGAAAATGTAGATATGACTGAGTATAAACATGTATCAG ATTATGGCAGTAATAAGAGTGCAATGGACATAGCGTGGGACAAGTTTTGGGCTAAACACGGAGAGCAACTAATCTGGGCATCCTGGATCGAAAAATATGCGGATTATATCAATCctgattattttcaaaatacacgCACAACAGAAGACGAAAAGTCGCAGGATGCGGAGATTAATGAAGTAGCCatagaaagatattttgaGCAAAATACGTGTTTCCCATCTCAAGCGCATAAGAATTGCGCACTTGCACGTTCTAACTTTGCAGGAATTTTCAATAAGAGTTGTTCGAGCGACAGCGAACTAAAGCCAGCAGCAATATCTTCTTCGAATACTAGCTTCTCGTTCGAACAAGCGACTAGGCAAGAAGTTAATAACAAAGATGCAGACGAAAATAGGAAGAAAATTCTCAGTTTCGAGATATCGCTGGAAGAAGGCGATGGTTGGAATCCCTTAAGCCCAATTAGtatagaagaaaattataatcatcCTTCTAATGCAGAAGATGAGAGACTATTAATGAGATGTGATTCCGTTAATGGCTCAATAACGAAAACGAACGCAACCTCAGATTCCATGACTAATGTTACCAAAATGACGTTAACTAGTTCCAGTTGCGATTCCAATTCCGCTCATTCGTCTAGTCTCTTCACTTCCGTTACAAGTTCCATAGAAAGCAGCATGACTAGTAGTAGCTCCGAGCAGGAGAACGAATTTTCAGTGGAGGATAATGACAAATATTGGCAGCATCTGTGGAAGGAGCATTTTGAGACGCAATATCAAAGGCAGTACGAATTGTTcatagtaaattataaaaaggaGCACAATATAGACcataatcaattatattttaacgcgTTGAATGAATCGTGTGATGGTTCGATTATACTTCGACAAGACGAGGAGGTGCAATGTCAAGAAGATAGAAACAGCGAAGagtttttaaagattaatacCCGTGAAGATCAAAGAGACAAGAGTATAGATACTGTACAAATTGATTTAACTACACCAAGTAAAGTAAATTCTGGAAATAGAAACTCGCGGAAGGGCAGCGCATCGCATTCAAAATCCAAGTTGAAGACGAAGAGGCTGATTATGGATTCAGTGGGCGTGCTTATGAAGAATTTAACGATAAAAGTGGAAGAAAATAAGTCGATTGATATTGATGAGGAAGGAGAAATGTACGAAGAGTCACAACAAACTTATGCTCAAGATCCGATGGTTACTGAAACCAAAATCGAAACAATGGCTTCCAGTAGCAATTTCGACAATAGTCATCAACAGAAATCTGATGGAGGAGATGAATTTCATGAAGAGGTTCAAGAAACTCACAAACGAAG TTACGAAGCTGATTGTGACGATAATGAAGATGGTTTAGAAACCGTGAAAAAAGCCTTTTCATTAATGGGTTACGCCAATTTAATCGAGGATGAAAGCCAAAGAAAATTGCAAGGTGAAGTTGTTTATCGGAAACGTAATATCAGACGGCAAAGTTTTCAATTGATGGCGGAACTTAAACGGCTGAAAACTAAGTATAGATCCACTCTCGATGATGCAGAAACAATCGTCAGATATACAAATAAG GCAAACAAGTATTTATCTTGTGACCCAGCATCAATATCAGTGGAAGCTGATTTACACACTAACGACAAAGGTTCCTACGCAAAGGCGCAAGCTGCATTCACGTCGAGTTCTGATGATGAAGATAGCGTAAAAATGATgcaaaggaaaaagagaaggaagcAGTTTAAAAGGTTAAATAAAATCCTACCGAAGGAGATAGCTAATGACTATAAACTATGGAAATATTACATCAAACGATTTGGCCTCTTCAGCAGATATGAAGATGGAATTAAATTGGATCGAG AGAGTTGGTTTTCTGTGACACCGGAAGAAATAGCAAAGGATATAGCAGAAAGGTGTAGGTGCGACACAATCATTGATGCATTTTGTGGGGCAGGCAGTAATTCCATACAGTTTGCATTTACATGTGAGAAAG TGATTGCCATAGACATCGATCccaataaaattaagattgcTCGGCATAATGCAGGAATTTATGGTGTGGACGATAGGATAGAATTTATTACTGGAGACTTCCTGCAATTAGCACCACAGTTGATTGCGGACGTCGTGTTTTTAAGTCCGCCATGGGGTGGTCCTGACTATATAAAGAGAAGAGTGTTTGATCTCGAAAGTATTATACCTCCCGTTGGTGGAAGAAGTGTATTCGAAGCAGCAAGAAGAATCACACAACATGTGGCCTATTATCTCCCTAGAAATTCAGACCCTTTGCag attaTTATGTTAGCTGAAAAGTATGATAAAGTGGAAATTCAACAGAACATGTTCAATGGAAAGTTTACTGCTTGTACAGCTTACTTCGGTGAATTGGCCAAGACGTAA
- the Tgs1 gene encoding uncharacterized protein Tgs1 isoform X1 has protein sequence MCDNFWEPLAEIYIADRESTDPDDYIYCLCSRIFIRNPEVYTVLASEDASDGEDADGDYVGEMLDLCKGSGVETQSIEKHDEEPVSCYCSASHTDNNYSTDEHDSVRDSAHWPTAHSLTQKLGLHQSDSGADLSEYHDQHEAKSIQNLVASYGRTFQTIETEVENKYENVDMTEYKHVSDDKESVVQNLSDSTTIVNTEGHNKDLITQYDYKSYAYPYSADYGSNKSAMDIAWDKFWAKHGEQLIWASWIEKYADYINPDYFQNTRTTEDEKSQDAEINEVAIERYFEQNTCFPSQAHKNCALARSNFAGIFNKSCSSDSELKPAAISSSNTSFSFEQATRQEVNNKDADENRKKILSFEISLEEGDGWNPLSPISIEENYNHPSNAEDERLLMRCDSVNGSITKTNATSDSMTNVTKMTLTSSSCDSNSAHSSSLFTSVTSSIESSMTSSSSEQENEFSVEDNDKYWQHLWKEHFETQYQRQYELFIVNYKKEHNIDHNQLYFNALNESCDGSIILRQDEEVQCQEDRNSEEFLKINTREDQRDKSIDTVQIDLTTPSKVNSGNRNSRKGSASHSKSKLKTKRLIMDSVGVLMKNLTIKVEENKSIDIDEEGEMYEESQQTYAQDPMVTETKIETMASSSNFDNSHQQKSDGGDEFHEEVQETHKRSYEADCDDNEDGLETVKKAFSLMGYANLIEDESQRKLQGEVVYRKRNIRRQSFQLMAELKRLKTKYRSTLDDAETIVRYTNKANKYLSCDPASISVEADLHTNDKGSYAKAQAAFTSSSDDEDSVKMMQRKKRRKQFKRLNKILPKEIANDYKLWKYYIKRFGLFSRYEDGIKLDRESWFSVTPEEIAKDIAERCRCDTIIDAFCGAGSNSIQFAFTCEKVIAIDIDPNKIKIARHNAGIYGVDDRIEFITGDFLQLAPQLIADVVFLSPPWGGPDYIKRRVFDLESIIPPVGGRSVFEAARRITQHVAYYLPRNSDPLQIIMLAEKYDKVEIQQNMFNGKFTACTAYFGELAKT, from the exons ATGTGCGACAATTTTTGGGAGCCCCTAGCCGAGATCTACATCGCGGATCGCGAGTCCACCGATCCCGATGATTACATTTACTGTCTTTGTAGCCGAATATTTATCCG GAACCCTGAGGTTTATACCGTCTTAGCTTCCGAAGATGCCAGCGACGGGGAAGATGCCGATGGGGATTACGTGGGAGAGATGCTAGATCTTTGCAAGGGATCCGGAGTAGAGACACAATCCATAGAAAAACACGAT gAAGAACCAGTTAGCTGTTACTGCAGCGCTTCTCACACAGATAACAATTATTCTACGGACGAACATGACTCTGTACGCGATTCGGCTCATTGGCCCACTGCACATTCCTTGACACAAAAATTAGGTCTGCACCAGTCGGATTCTGGCGCAGACTTATCCGAATATCATGATCAGCACGAGGCAAAAAGTATACAGAATCTTGTAGCATCGTATGGAAGAACTTTTCAAACTATAGAAACGGAGGTTGAAAACAAATACGAAAATGTAGATATGACTGAGTATAAACATGTATCAG atGATAAGGAATCAGTGGTACAAAATTTATCAGACAGTACCACTATAGTAAATACCGAAGGACACAACAAAGATCTCATTACACAATATGATTATAAGTCTTACGCTTATCCCTATTCTGCAGATTATGGCAGTAATAAGAGTGCAATGGACATAGCGTGGGACAAGTTTTGGGCTAAACACGGAGAGCAACTAATCTGGGCATCCTGGATCGAAAAATATGCGGATTATATCAATCctgattattttcaaaatacacgCACAACAGAAGACGAAAAGTCGCAGGATGCGGAGATTAATGAAGTAGCCatagaaagatattttgaGCAAAATACGTGTTTCCCATCTCAAGCGCATAAGAATTGCGCACTTGCACGTTCTAACTTTGCAGGAATTTTCAATAAGAGTTGTTCGAGCGACAGCGAACTAAAGCCAGCAGCAATATCTTCTTCGAATACTAGCTTCTCGTTCGAACAAGCGACTAGGCAAGAAGTTAATAACAAAGATGCAGACGAAAATAGGAAGAAAATTCTCAGTTTCGAGATATCGCTGGAAGAAGGCGATGGTTGGAATCCCTTAAGCCCAATTAGtatagaagaaaattataatcatcCTTCTAATGCAGAAGATGAGAGACTATTAATGAGATGTGATTCCGTTAATGGCTCAATAACGAAAACGAACGCAACCTCAGATTCCATGACTAATGTTACCAAAATGACGTTAACTAGTTCCAGTTGCGATTCCAATTCCGCTCATTCGTCTAGTCTCTTCACTTCCGTTACAAGTTCCATAGAAAGCAGCATGACTAGTAGTAGCTCCGAGCAGGAGAACGAATTTTCAGTGGAGGATAATGACAAATATTGGCAGCATCTGTGGAAGGAGCATTTTGAGACGCAATATCAAAGGCAGTACGAATTGTTcatagtaaattataaaaaggaGCACAATATAGACcataatcaattatattttaacgcgTTGAATGAATCGTGTGATGGTTCGATTATACTTCGACAAGACGAGGAGGTGCAATGTCAAGAAGATAGAAACAGCGAAGagtttttaaagattaatacCCGTGAAGATCAAAGAGACAAGAGTATAGATACTGTACAAATTGATTTAACTACACCAAGTAAAGTAAATTCTGGAAATAGAAACTCGCGGAAGGGCAGCGCATCGCATTCAAAATCCAAGTTGAAGACGAAGAGGCTGATTATGGATTCAGTGGGCGTGCTTATGAAGAATTTAACGATAAAAGTGGAAGAAAATAAGTCGATTGATATTGATGAGGAAGGAGAAATGTACGAAGAGTCACAACAAACTTATGCTCAAGATCCGATGGTTACTGAAACCAAAATCGAAACAATGGCTTCCAGTAGCAATTTCGACAATAGTCATCAACAGAAATCTGATGGAGGAGATGAATTTCATGAAGAGGTTCAAGAAACTCACAAACGAAG TTACGAAGCTGATTGTGACGATAATGAAGATGGTTTAGAAACCGTGAAAAAAGCCTTTTCATTAATGGGTTACGCCAATTTAATCGAGGATGAAAGCCAAAGAAAATTGCAAGGTGAAGTTGTTTATCGGAAACGTAATATCAGACGGCAAAGTTTTCAATTGATGGCGGAACTTAAACGGCTGAAAACTAAGTATAGATCCACTCTCGATGATGCAGAAACAATCGTCAGATATACAAATAAG GCAAACAAGTATTTATCTTGTGACCCAGCATCAATATCAGTGGAAGCTGATTTACACACTAACGACAAAGGTTCCTACGCAAAGGCGCAAGCTGCATTCACGTCGAGTTCTGATGATGAAGATAGCGTAAAAATGATgcaaaggaaaaagagaaggaagcAGTTTAAAAGGTTAAATAAAATCCTACCGAAGGAGATAGCTAATGACTATAAACTATGGAAATATTACATCAAACGATTTGGCCTCTTCAGCAGATATGAAGATGGAATTAAATTGGATCGAG AGAGTTGGTTTTCTGTGACACCGGAAGAAATAGCAAAGGATATAGCAGAAAGGTGTAGGTGCGACACAATCATTGATGCATTTTGTGGGGCAGGCAGTAATTCCATACAGTTTGCATTTACATGTGAGAAAG TGATTGCCATAGACATCGATCccaataaaattaagattgcTCGGCATAATGCAGGAATTTATGGTGTGGACGATAGGATAGAATTTATTACTGGAGACTTCCTGCAATTAGCACCACAGTTGATTGCGGACGTCGTGTTTTTAAGTCCGCCATGGGGTGGTCCTGACTATATAAAGAGAAGAGTGTTTGATCTCGAAAGTATTATACCTCCCGTTGGTGGAAGAAGTGTATTCGAAGCAGCAAGAAGAATCACACAACATGTGGCCTATTATCTCCCTAGAAATTCAGACCCTTTGCag attaTTATGTTAGCTGAAAAGTATGATAAAGTGGAAATTCAACAGAACATGTTCAATGGAAAGTTTACTGCTTGTACAGCTTACTTCGGTGAATTGGCCAAGACGTAA
- the Tgs1 gene encoding uncharacterized protein Tgs1 isoform X2 translates to MCDNFWEPLAEIYIADRESTDPDDYIYCLCSRIFIRNPEVYTVLASEDASDGEDADGDYVGEMLDLCKGSGVETQSIEKHDEEPVSCYCSASHTDNNYSTDEHDSVRDSAHWPTAHSLTQKLGLHQSDSGADLSEYHDQHEAKSIQNLVASYGRTFQTIETEVENKYENVDMTEYKHVSDDKESVVQNLSDSTTIVNTEGHNKDLITQYDYKSYAYPYSADYGSNKSAMDIAWDKFWAKHGEQLIWASWIEKYADYINPDYFQNTRTTEDEKSQDAEINEVAIERYFEQNTCFPSQAHKNCALARSNFAGIFNKSCSSDSELKPAAISSSNTSFSFEQATRQEVNNKDADENRKKILSFEISLEEGDGWNPLSPISIEENYNHPSNAEDERLLMRCDSVNGSITKTNATSDSMTNVTKMTLTSSSCDSNSAHSSSLFTSVTSSIESSMTSSSSEQENEFSVEDNDKYWQHLWKEHFETQYQRQYELFIVNYKKEHNIDHNQLYFNALNESCDGSIILRQDEEVQCQEDRNSEEFLKINTREDQRDKSIDTVQIDLTTPSKVNSGNRNSRKGSASHSKSKLKTKRLIMDSVGVLMKNLTIKVEENKSIDIDEEGEMYEESQQTYAQDPMVTETKIETMASSSNFDNSHQQKSDGGDEFHEEVQETHKRSYEADCDDNEDGLETVKKAFSLMGYANLIEDESQRKLQGEVVYRKRNIRRQSFQLMAELKRLKTKYRSTLDDAETIVRYTNKANKYLSCDPASISVEADLHTNDKGSYAKAQAAFTSSSDDEDSVKMMQRKKRRKQFKRYEDGIKLDRESWFSVTPEEIAKDIAERCRCDTIIDAFCGAGSNSIQFAFTCEKVIAIDIDPNKIKIARHNAGIYGVDDRIEFITGDFLQLAPQLIADVVFLSPPWGGPDYIKRRVFDLESIIPPVGGRSVFEAARRITQHVAYYLPRNSDPLQIIMLAEKYDKVEIQQNMFNGKFTACTAYFGELAKT, encoded by the exons ATGTGCGACAATTTTTGGGAGCCCCTAGCCGAGATCTACATCGCGGATCGCGAGTCCACCGATCCCGATGATTACATTTACTGTCTTTGTAGCCGAATATTTATCCG GAACCCTGAGGTTTATACCGTCTTAGCTTCCGAAGATGCCAGCGACGGGGAAGATGCCGATGGGGATTACGTGGGAGAGATGCTAGATCTTTGCAAGGGATCCGGAGTAGAGACACAATCCATAGAAAAACACGAT gAAGAACCAGTTAGCTGTTACTGCAGCGCTTCTCACACAGATAACAATTATTCTACGGACGAACATGACTCTGTACGCGATTCGGCTCATTGGCCCACTGCACATTCCTTGACACAAAAATTAGGTCTGCACCAGTCGGATTCTGGCGCAGACTTATCCGAATATCATGATCAGCACGAGGCAAAAAGTATACAGAATCTTGTAGCATCGTATGGAAGAACTTTTCAAACTATAGAAACGGAGGTTGAAAACAAATACGAAAATGTAGATATGACTGAGTATAAACATGTATCAG atGATAAGGAATCAGTGGTACAAAATTTATCAGACAGTACCACTATAGTAAATACCGAAGGACACAACAAAGATCTCATTACACAATATGATTATAAGTCTTACGCTTATCCCTATTCTGCAGATTATGGCAGTAATAAGAGTGCAATGGACATAGCGTGGGACAAGTTTTGGGCTAAACACGGAGAGCAACTAATCTGGGCATCCTGGATCGAAAAATATGCGGATTATATCAATCctgattattttcaaaatacacgCACAACAGAAGACGAAAAGTCGCAGGATGCGGAGATTAATGAAGTAGCCatagaaagatattttgaGCAAAATACGTGTTTCCCATCTCAAGCGCATAAGAATTGCGCACTTGCACGTTCTAACTTTGCAGGAATTTTCAATAAGAGTTGTTCGAGCGACAGCGAACTAAAGCCAGCAGCAATATCTTCTTCGAATACTAGCTTCTCGTTCGAACAAGCGACTAGGCAAGAAGTTAATAACAAAGATGCAGACGAAAATAGGAAGAAAATTCTCAGTTTCGAGATATCGCTGGAAGAAGGCGATGGTTGGAATCCCTTAAGCCCAATTAGtatagaagaaaattataatcatcCTTCTAATGCAGAAGATGAGAGACTATTAATGAGATGTGATTCCGTTAATGGCTCAATAACGAAAACGAACGCAACCTCAGATTCCATGACTAATGTTACCAAAATGACGTTAACTAGTTCCAGTTGCGATTCCAATTCCGCTCATTCGTCTAGTCTCTTCACTTCCGTTACAAGTTCCATAGAAAGCAGCATGACTAGTAGTAGCTCCGAGCAGGAGAACGAATTTTCAGTGGAGGATAATGACAAATATTGGCAGCATCTGTGGAAGGAGCATTTTGAGACGCAATATCAAAGGCAGTACGAATTGTTcatagtaaattataaaaaggaGCACAATATAGACcataatcaattatattttaacgcgTTGAATGAATCGTGTGATGGTTCGATTATACTTCGACAAGACGAGGAGGTGCAATGTCAAGAAGATAGAAACAGCGAAGagtttttaaagattaatacCCGTGAAGATCAAAGAGACAAGAGTATAGATACTGTACAAATTGATTTAACTACACCAAGTAAAGTAAATTCTGGAAATAGAAACTCGCGGAAGGGCAGCGCATCGCATTCAAAATCCAAGTTGAAGACGAAGAGGCTGATTATGGATTCAGTGGGCGTGCTTATGAAGAATTTAACGATAAAAGTGGAAGAAAATAAGTCGATTGATATTGATGAGGAAGGAGAAATGTACGAAGAGTCACAACAAACTTATGCTCAAGATCCGATGGTTACTGAAACCAAAATCGAAACAATGGCTTCCAGTAGCAATTTCGACAATAGTCATCAACAGAAATCTGATGGAGGAGATGAATTTCATGAAGAGGTTCAAGAAACTCACAAACGAAG TTACGAAGCTGATTGTGACGATAATGAAGATGGTTTAGAAACCGTGAAAAAAGCCTTTTCATTAATGGGTTACGCCAATTTAATCGAGGATGAAAGCCAAAGAAAATTGCAAGGTGAAGTTGTTTATCGGAAACGTAATATCAGACGGCAAAGTTTTCAATTGATGGCGGAACTTAAACGGCTGAAAACTAAGTATAGATCCACTCTCGATGATGCAGAAACAATCGTCAGATATACAAATAAG GCAAACAAGTATTTATCTTGTGACCCAGCATCAATATCAGTGGAAGCTGATTTACACACTAACGACAAAGGTTCCTACGCAAAGGCGCAAGCTGCATTCACGTCGAGTTCTGATGATGAAGATAGCGTAAAAATGATgcaaaggaaaaagagaaggaagcAGTTTAAAAG ATATGAAGATGGAATTAAATTGGATCGAG AGAGTTGGTTTTCTGTGACACCGGAAGAAATAGCAAAGGATATAGCAGAAAGGTGTAGGTGCGACACAATCATTGATGCATTTTGTGGGGCAGGCAGTAATTCCATACAGTTTGCATTTACATGTGAGAAAG TGATTGCCATAGACATCGATCccaataaaattaagattgcTCGGCATAATGCAGGAATTTATGGTGTGGACGATAGGATAGAATTTATTACTGGAGACTTCCTGCAATTAGCACCACAGTTGATTGCGGACGTCGTGTTTTTAAGTCCGCCATGGGGTGGTCCTGACTATATAAAGAGAAGAGTGTTTGATCTCGAAAGTATTATACCTCCCGTTGGTGGAAGAAGTGTATTCGAAGCAGCAAGAAGAATCACACAACATGTGGCCTATTATCTCCCTAGAAATTCAGACCCTTTGCag attaTTATGTTAGCTGAAAAGTATGATAAAGTGGAAATTCAACAGAACATGTTCAATGGAAAGTTTACTGCTTGTACAGCTTACTTCGGTGAATTGGCCAAGACGTAA